From the genome of Cloacibacillus sp. An23:
CTTCTCGGCGTCGAGCCGTGAGGAAAGCCCGTAAAAGGCGAGAGCCGCGGCGACGGCGAGCGCCGCATACAACAAAACGTGCTTATTTACGCTTCTCATAGTTCATTCCCCCACTGCGAGGCGAGCGAGACGCCCATACCGGCGAACATGCGGCTGAGCAGGAAGAGCGGAAGCCCCACAACGTTGAAATAGCAGCCGTCGATGTGCCGTGCGAGCAGAGTCCCGCGCCCCTGTATCGCGTACGCGCCGGCCTTATCCATACTTTCGCCGCACGCCACGTACGCGGCTATCTCATCCTCCGTCAGCTCGCGGAAAGTCACCTTAGTCTCTTCCGCATCAGACATGCTTCCGCCGTCAGGAGATATAAGGGCGACGCCGGTAAACACGGAATGAACCGCTCCCGAAAGGCGGCGCAGCATCGCAGCCGCGCAGACCCCGTCCCTGGGTTTGCCGAGCACGGCCCCGTCTATCGAAACGACCGTGTCCGCGCCTATTACCCATTCGCCGGGGAAACGCGATGCGACCTCCGAGGCCTTTTCAAAGGCGAGGCGCTTGACCATAACGGCGGGTTCCTCGCCGTCTATTATTTTTTCAACCACGCGCGGCGGTTCTACGCGAAAGCTCCATCCGAGCCCGGCAAGAAGCTCGCGCCGCCTGGGGCTGCCCGACGCAAGTACGATGTTTTTTATCATCTCGTTATCACTATCCCCGCCGCCGCGCCGATCACCGTTCCGAGATTAAGCTTGAGCGCGAATAAAAACCCGAGCCGCACCATCAGAAGGTCTATCTCGCGCACGTCTATGGTAAAATCGACGATATTTGAAAAAAGCAGCGACGTAGCCGAAAACCGCTGAAGAAAGAGGCCCAGCCACGTTCCTAGTATCATGCAGAGCAGAATAACGCCCCAGCGTAAGGAAGCGCTTTTTACCAGCGCCATGCTACCATCCCCCCATGAAGGTAAGAATCACCGAAAGTCCGCCGACCGCGAGGCAGTAGACGCCGAAGTACCACCACTTCGACGCGATGACGAGCCGCTTTAGCAGGCAGAGCGACAGCAGGCCGCTGACGAAAGAGCAGGCTGCGCCGGCGAGCCAGCCCTCCGGCAGAGTAGATACAAAGCTGTCCCAGCCGCCGAACTCGAGCGCCTGCACGCAGGTCGCGCCGATTATCGCCGGGATTGAGAGCAGAAAGGAAAAACGGAAGGCTTCTTCCTTTGAAAGGCCGGACAAAAGCCCTGCGATGATCGTGGAGCCGGAGCGCGATATGCCGGGCATTACGGCGATTCCCTGGACGACTCCGACGATGAGGCCGTTTTTCAGCCCGACCTTGCCGCCGCGGTCGCGTATCCTGCACGAAAACAGAAGAAAAGCCCCCGTTATGAGAAGGAACGCGCCGACCGCCATCGAATTGAGCGACGCCTCTTCCGATATATTCTTGAGCCCCATGCCGATGGCCCCGGTCACAGCGGTGCCGAGGACGACGGCCCAGCCGACCCGCCACCCGGGCTTAGAACGCGCCTCGCCGCCGGCGAAGCCGCGGCACCATTCGACGAACAGCCCGCATATATCGCGTGAAAAAAATATCACCGTGGCGAGCGTCGTCGAGACATGCAGCACAAGGTCGTAGTTGAGCGGCGGCATCTCCATGCCGAGGAATATCTTCGCGAGGGCCAGATGCCCGGAGCTGCTGACCGGAAGAAACTCAGTAAGGCCCTGGACGAGGCCGAGAATCACCGTATCCGTATTCATTTTTCGATCTTACCTCTTGCTTCTAAATTATTCTCACACCGGCGCGAAAAACGCACGGTACGCCGCCGCCGGTTACTGCGCGGGGCCGGTAGAAATTATATATCCTTCTCCGCTCTAAATATACGTTATAAGCGGGATTATAGTCGGATAATTGCGCGAGCTCCGCGAAAAGACCTCGCGTATCCTCTTGCGTATCTCCGTCGGCAGAGTCTCGCGCTTCGCCCCCGGCGTGCGGGCGAACTGCGCTACCGCAGTCCGCACCGCGTTCTCAAGCTCGCCGAAGGTGCTGCCGTCGTCAGCCGAATAGACGCTGCCGCGCGTCTGTATCTGAATCGGAGCGGCGGGACGCAGCGAGCCGTCGAGCACGACGGATATGACGACGAGGCCGTTCTCCGCCATTTCGCGCCGCTCGCGCAGAATGCTGCCCTCGAACTCGCCGAGGACGACGCCGTCGATGAGCACCGGCCCGGCCTGCACGCGGCCTATGACCTCAGCCTTGCGGCTGTCCGCGAAGCGGAGCTGATCTCCGTTTTGGAGTATAAAGACGTTCTTCGCCGCGACGCCCATCTCTCGCGCAAGCTGCGCGTGGCGCACGAGGTGACGGTACTCTCCGTGGCACGGTACGAAGAACTTCGGCCGCGTCAGGCTGAACATCAGCATAAGCTCGTTGCGTGAGGCGTGGCCGGAGACGTGTATCTTCTCCTCGCGCTCGTATATGACCTCCGCGCCGCAGGCGAAGAGCCTGTTCACCGTCTGGCTTACGAGCTTCTCGTTGCCCGGTATAGGCGTCGCGGAGATGATAACCAGATCCTTGGGGCCGAGCTTCACCTGCCGGTGGGCCCCGCGGCTCATAAGCACTAGCCCGGAAAACGGCTCGCCCTGGCTGCCTGTCGTGAGGATCACGACGTGGTTGTCCGGCATATGCTCCGCGTCCTGCGCCGAAACTATCAGGCCGTCCGGCACGTCCAGGTAGCCGAGCTGCGCCGCAAGCTCCACGTTCGCGGTCATACTGCGCCCGACCAGCACGGCCTTGCGGTTGAAGCGCGCCGCCGTCGCCAAAATCATCTGCGTCCTGTTAAGGTTGCTGGCGAAGGTCGCGATTATGATGCGCCTGTCCTTGTAAAGCCGGAAGAAACGCTCGAAGGTCTGCCCTATGACTTTCTCGGAGGGCGTCGAGCCCGGACGCTCGACGTTTGTCGAGTCGGACATAAGAAGCAGGACCCCCTCGTCGCCGAGACGCGCCAGCGTGCTGTAATCCGGCCTGTTGCCGTCGGAGGGCGTCGGATCGAATTTGAAGTCGCCGGTGTGCACCACGACGCCGAGCGGCGTGTGTATCGCGAGCGCGAACGCGTCCGGTATAGAGTGGCAGAGCTGTATGAACTCCACCTCGAAGCACCCCGCGGTCACCCTGTCTCCGGGCGAAACGTAGCGGTAATCGGGCGTGTATCCCGTATGCGCGTCTACCATCTTGTTCTCGATAAGGCCGCCGGCGAGGCGCGAGCAGTAGACCGGCACGTCGAGTCTCGGCAGCACGAAGGGCAGAGCGCCGATGTGGTCCTCGTGCCCGTGGGTTATGAATATCGCCCTTATCTTGGATTTGTTCTCTATCAGATATTCGATGTCGGGAATGACGAAATCTATCCCGAGCATATCCTCCTCGGGAAACTTCAGCCCGCAGTCTACGATTATGAAATCGTCTCCGCAGCGGAATACCGTGAGATTTTTCCCTATTTCTCCCATTCCGCCGAGCGGACAAACGGTCAGCTCGGGTTTTCTCTTCATCCGCCTCCGCGCGGAGGCTCTCTTATTTTCGGATTCGGCCATAAGCACAACTCCTTCCACGATATATCCTATCACGTCGCGCGGCATTGGGCTATCGTTAAAGCGGCGCTTCGCGGGCTATCGCGCAAGAACCTTCGAAAAAGCGCGCGCCGGCGACGGGCGCGCGCTTTGCAAAAAAAAGAGCTCCGGCAGGACTGCGTCCGCAGAGCTCTTTTATCCTATTCGTGATTCGCGCGCGGTTTACTTCTGAAGCGCCTCGAGTTCCATAACGCCGTCTATGAGCATCTGCTGCGTCACTTCGTATGGATAGACGCGCACGTCGATTCCCTGGAGCGCCTTTTCTGTCGCGGCGGGCAGATCTTCGACGGTCACGTCGATGTCGGCGAGGCGCGTCGGCAGCCCTATGGATTTGTTGAAGGCGAGCACGCGGTCGCGT
Proteins encoded in this window:
- a CDS encoding Maf family protein, which produces MIKNIVLASGSPRRRELLAGLGWSFRVEPPRVVEKIIDGEEPAVMVKRLAFEKASEVASRFPGEWVIGADTVVSIDGAVLGKPRDGVCAAAMLRRLSGAVHSVFTGVALISPDGGSMSDAEETKVTFRELTEDEIAAYVACGESMDKAGAYAIQGRGTLLARHIDGCYFNVVGLPLFLLSRMFAGMGVSLASQWGNEL
- a CDS encoding undecaprenyl-diphosphate phosphatase, with product MNTDTVILGLVQGLTEFLPVSSSGHLALAKIFLGMEMPPLNYDLVLHVSTTLATVIFFSRDICGLFVEWCRGFAGGEARSKPGWRVGWAVVLGTAVTGAIGMGLKNISEEASLNSMAVGAFLLITGAFLLFSCRIRDRGGKVGLKNGLIVGVVQGIAVMPGISRSGSTIIAGLLSGLSKEEAFRFSFLLSIPAIIGATCVQALEFGGWDSFVSTLPEGWLAGAACSFVSGLLSLCLLKRLVIASKWWYFGVYCLAVGGLSVILTFMGGW
- a CDS encoding ribonuclease J; this encodes MKRKPELTVCPLGGMGEIGKNLTVFRCGDDFIIVDCGLKFPEEDMLGIDFVIPDIEYLIENKSKIRAIFITHGHEDHIGALPFVLPRLDVPVYCSRLAGGLIENKMVDAHTGYTPDYRYVSPGDRVTAGCFEVEFIQLCHSIPDAFALAIHTPLGVVVHTGDFKFDPTPSDGNRPDYSTLARLGDEGVLLLMSDSTNVERPGSTPSEKVIGQTFERFFRLYKDRRIIIATFASNLNRTQMILATAARFNRKAVLVGRSMTANVELAAQLGYLDVPDGLIVSAQDAEHMPDNHVVILTTGSQGEPFSGLVLMSRGAHRQVKLGPKDLVIISATPIPGNEKLVSQTVNRLFACGAEVIYEREEKIHVSGHASRNELMLMFSLTRPKFFVPCHGEYRHLVRHAQLAREMGVAAKNVFILQNGDQLRFADSRKAEVIGRVQAGPVLIDGVVLGEFEGSILRERREMAENGLVVISVVLDGSLRPAAPIQIQTRGSVYSADDGSTFGELENAVRTAVAQFARTPGAKRETLPTEIRKRIREVFSRSSRNYPTIIPLITYI